A stretch of Mariprofundus sp. NF DNA encodes these proteins:
- a CDS encoding PAS domain S-box protein: protein MNQLISSIKSKIILAVILIVSAGFVAYEAYEFTEMKQAATAELHELADRTAVRLAESMVLPVWEIDKQWVASIIESDMQDKQLFAVIVYADGELFEGRERDNRWQSTPSVNQFDRDYITASREIMRDGSAIGSVKVYITTRFMSEEIQTRLIDEAKVLLLVALLIVITLITLIDRVIVRALQQLLKQTEAIADGDYSQSIQLHQRDEMGRLAASIDRMKGSIQQREAERNQALDSVRESERRYRASIDNAADAFFMIDMNGYFKDVNQMACSSLGYRRDELLTMSLADMETSFSLDQLSALFSSMQIGEMKSLEGDHLRKDGSTFPVEVRISLNELDGERYILAFARDVSERKQAENILRESETRFKGLAQQVPVPLCYVAKSGDVEFMNSRFTSTFGYTLEDMPTIEQWWPLAYPDESYREWVLETWGEACQRAIENQHDIEPIEYRVRCKSGDVKTVEISGVFLGEDLLATLVDMTERIESEANIRKLSLAVEQSGEAIMITDLQGTIEYINPAFSEMTGYTENEALGQKPNLLKSGNQSEAYYKSMWDRLADGKVWHGKVVNRKKSGDFYPAMLTISPIKNQQGETTNYIALQQSLEEMEALEAQFHQSQKMEAIGTLVGGIAHDFNNNLAGITGNLYLAKKAAKDIPEIGQRLENVEKLAFGAAATIQQLLAFSRKGVVQMHPLSIASFLKETVKLSEISLPENIAFKLNVNDPDMKINGDITQLQQVLMNLINNAHDAVDDCSEPCIAISLHRFHADKQFIAMHEGLREGEYACIEVRDNGCGMSEENIQHIFEPFFTTKELGKGTGLGLAMVYGAVKTHGGVIDVQSAQGETSGTTMQIYLPLIESDALLTGDVDMDQVVSGQGETILLVDDNQTVLETGRDVLEGLGYQVLTAEDGESAIEVYKTHMSEIDLIILDVVMPKLGGVEALQAIKDFNPEVKAMFATGYDKASTLGGMNQELKERVISKPFAMSKLSQMIREVLES from the coding sequence GTGAACCAGCTGATCAGCAGCATTAAAAGTAAAATTATTCTGGCTGTAATTCTTATCGTAAGTGCTGGGTTTGTTGCCTATGAGGCTTATGAGTTTACTGAGATGAAGCAGGCGGCGACAGCTGAACTGCATGAACTGGCTGACCGGACTGCCGTGCGACTGGCCGAGAGTATGGTTCTGCCGGTGTGGGAGATCGATAAACAGTGGGTTGCCAGTATTATCGAGAGTGATATGCAGGATAAACAGCTATTCGCCGTGATTGTCTATGCTGATGGTGAACTGTTTGAGGGCAGGGAGCGCGATAATAGATGGCAGAGCACCCCTTCAGTTAATCAATTTGACAGGGATTATATCACTGCCTCAAGAGAGATTATGAGAGATGGCAGTGCGATAGGCAGTGTGAAAGTCTATATCACCACCAGATTTATGAGTGAAGAGATTCAAACGCGCCTGATTGATGAAGCGAAGGTGCTTCTGCTTGTTGCGCTACTAATCGTGATTACCCTGATTACATTGATTGATCGCGTGATTGTGCGTGCACTGCAACAACTGTTAAAACAGACAGAGGCCATTGCAGATGGTGATTACTCACAAAGTATTCAACTGCATCAAAGAGATGAGATGGGCAGGCTGGCGGCAAGTATTGATCGTATGAAAGGGAGTATCCAGCAGCGCGAAGCGGAGAGGAATCAGGCGCTTGATTCAGTGCGTGAGAGTGAACGCCGCTATCGCGCTTCGATAGACAATGCTGCCGATGCCTTTTTCATGATTGATATGAATGGCTATTTCAAAGATGTGAATCAGATGGCCTGCTCCAGCCTTGGCTATAGGCGTGATGAACTGCTCACAATGTCGTTAGCGGATATGGAGACCTCATTTTCACTGGATCAACTCTCAGCTCTGTTTAGCTCAATGCAGATTGGAGAGATGAAATCCCTGGAGGGGGATCATCTACGCAAGGATGGCTCAACCTTTCCTGTTGAAGTGCGCATTTCACTGAATGAGCTCGATGGTGAACGCTATATCCTTGCTTTTGCACGTGATGTCAGTGAGCGCAAGCAGGCTGAGAATATTTTGCGCGAGAGTGAAACGCGTTTCAAAGGGCTTGCGCAGCAGGTTCCGGTTCCTCTCTGCTATGTTGCCAAAAGTGGCGATGTTGAATTTATGAACAGCCGTTTTACCTCGACTTTCGGCTACACTCTGGAAGATATGCCGACAATCGAACAGTGGTGGCCACTGGCCTATCCGGATGAGAGTTACCGAGAGTGGGTGCTTGAAACTTGGGGTGAGGCGTGCCAGCGGGCTATTGAGAACCAGCACGATATTGAGCCGATCGAGTACCGGGTAAGATGTAAAAGTGGTGACGTGAAAACAGTAGAGATTTCAGGTGTGTTCCTTGGTGAAGATTTGCTTGCAACACTGGTGGATATGACTGAACGCATCGAATCTGAAGCCAATATTCGTAAGCTCTCTCTGGCTGTTGAGCAGTCGGGTGAAGCGATCATGATTACCGATCTGCAAGGCACTATTGAATATATTAATCCGGCATTCAGTGAGATGACTGGATATACTGAAAATGAGGCGTTGGGGCAGAAGCCGAATCTACTCAAAAGCGGCAACCAGAGTGAGGCCTACTATAAATCGATGTGGGATAGATTGGCTGACGGAAAGGTCTGGCATGGCAAAGTGGTGAACAGGAAGAAGAGCGGTGACTTCTATCCTGCGATGCTGACGATCTCTCCGATTAAAAACCAACAGGGAGAGACCACTAACTATATTGCCTTGCAGCAGAGCCTTGAGGAGATGGAGGCGCTGGAGGCGCAGTTTCATCAATCCCAGAAGATGGAGGCGATCGGTACGCTGGTCGGTGGCATTGCCCATGATTTTAATAACAATCTGGCTGGCATCACAGGTAACCTCTATCTGGCCAAAAAGGCGGCCAAAGATATCCCGGAGATTGGTCAGCGCCTTGAGAATGTGGAGAAACTCGCTTTTGGTGCTGCAGCAACGATTCAGCAGCTGTTGGCCTTTTCGCGTAAAGGTGTTGTGCAGATGCATCCGCTCTCGATCGCATCATTTCTGAAAGAGACGGTTAAACTCAGTGAAATCTCGTTGCCGGAAAACATTGCATTCAAGCTGAATGTGAATGATCCCGATATGAAGATCAATGGTGATATCACCCAGCTGCAGCAGGTGTTGATGAATCTGATTAACAATGCTCATGATGCTGTGGATGATTGTAGTGAGCCTTGCATCGCTATCTCCTTGCATCGATTCCATGCTGATAAGCAGTTTATCGCAATGCATGAGGGTTTGAGAGAGGGTGAATATGCCTGTATTGAGGTGAGAGATAACGGTTGTGGTATGAGCGAAGAGAATATCCAACATATCTTTGAGCCATTTTTTACCACCAAAGAGCTGGGTAAAGGCACGGGGCTGGGCTTGGCGATGGTCTATGGTGCAGTCAAAACACATGGCGGTGTGATTGATGTGCAATCAGCTCAGGGTGAAACATCGGGCACGACCATGCAGATCTACCTGCCATTGATAGAGTCAGATGCGTTACTAACCGGTGATGTCGATATGGATCAGGTGGTTTCAGGGCAGGGTGAAACCATTTTGCTGGTGGATGATAATCAGACGGTGCTGGAGACAGGGCGTGATGTGCTTGAAGGGTTGGGCTATCAGGTTTTGACGGCTGAAGATGGTGAGTCAGCGATCGAAGTGTATAAAACACATATGAGTGAAATTGATCTGATTATTCTCGATGTGGTGATGCCGAAACTTGGTGGTGTAGAAGCGCTACAGGCGATCAAGGATTTCAATCCGGAAGTAAAAGCGATGTTTGCCACTGGTTACGACAAAGCCAGCACGCTTGGCGGCATGAACCAGGAGCTCAAAGAGAGGGTGATCAGTAAGCCATTTGCGATGAGTAAGCTCAGTCAGATGATTCGCGAAGTGTTGGAGAGTTAA
- a CDS encoding ABC transporter substrate-binding protein, which produces MMQLFAKIIFAAVALGMMVPNQALATGPRVTTSLFSPHHNQIHAVDFPPFVSSEVVDGGVVSEIITTAMRRSEIDAVVTTHPVERMVYYYLLQEKVMAVAGWHFDFTKAQREQLIFVPVVSLTERYFYYKPSHPQGLNVANATDLKGLRYGAHQGEETERYSKAGAEVVYGRTVTLLKKLQRGEVDFICAPPRSVEWLLERYMKNEKQNVIAMPEEAEPDVFYMVFNRQHSLGEQAAEKFRAALIAMEKDGTLARITSKHFGDGELGGLFLKRLEMIK; this is translated from the coding sequence ATGATGCAGTTATTTGCCAAAATTATATTTGCAGCCGTAGCTCTTGGGATGATGGTGCCGAATCAGGCACTGGCAACCGGACCACGCGTTACTACCTCACTCTTCTCGCCACACCACAATCAGATTCATGCTGTCGATTTTCCGCCCTTTGTCTCCTCTGAGGTGGTGGATGGCGGTGTGGTCTCTGAAATTATCACAACAGCGATGAGACGCTCTGAGATTGATGCCGTAGTCACCACCCACCCGGTTGAGCGCATGGTCTACTATTACCTGTTGCAGGAGAAGGTGATGGCAGTAGCTGGCTGGCATTTTGATTTCACCAAAGCGCAGCGTGAGCAGTTGATCTTTGTGCCGGTTGTGTCGCTCACAGAGCGCTATTTCTACTATAAGCCAAGTCATCCTCAGGGATTAAATGTCGCAAATGCTACTGATCTGAAGGGGCTGCGTTATGGTGCGCATCAAGGTGAAGAGACAGAGCGCTATAGCAAGGCCGGAGCCGAGGTTGTGTATGGTAGAACCGTCACATTGCTGAAGAAGCTGCAGCGTGGTGAGGTTGATTTTATCTGTGCGCCACCCCGCTCGGTGGAGTGGCTGCTTGAGCGTTATATGAAGAATGAGAAGCAGAATGTCATAGCGATGCCTGAGGAAGCTGAGCCCGATGTGTTCTATATGGTTTTTAATCGCCAGCATTCACTTGGTGAACAGGCGGCTGAAAAATTCAGGGCAGCACTTATTGCGATGGAAAAAGATGGCACACTAGCTAGAATCACCAGTAAGCATTTCGGTGATGGGGAGTTAGGTGGCCTGTTTCTGAAGCGGTTAGAAATGATCAAGTAG
- a CDS encoding aminotransferase class V-fold PLP-dependent enzyme, translating into MNLGAEFPLDKDLLYLNHAAVGVWPKRTAEAVKAFADENMHRGAAGYLEWLKVERELRGRLKRLINADSVDDIALSKNTSEALSLIAYGLDWQAGDNIVTSNQEFPSNRIVWESLKERGVELRLADISVDDPEAAMLALCDEKTRLLSVSSVQYGTGLRMDLIRLGQFCHDQNILFCVDAIQSLGAIEFDAQACHADFVVADGHKWMLGPEGLAVFYSRSEARDQLKLQQYGWHMVERAGDFDAVDWTPAQAARRFEPGSPNMLGIYALNASLSLFEAVGMDHVQKGVLKRASHLMAWLDAEADLELITPSEKGRFAGIVTFRKQGLNREGHAALYRELMAKGVICANRAGGIRLSPHFYSNLNGFEACLRPLLD; encoded by the coding sequence TTGAATCTCGGCGCGGAGTTTCCTCTCGATAAAGACCTTCTCTATCTTAACCATGCCGCAGTTGGGGTCTGGCCAAAAAGAACGGCTGAGGCTGTTAAGGCTTTTGCCGATGAGAATATGCATCGAGGTGCGGCTGGTTATCTGGAGTGGTTGAAGGTCGAGCGTGAACTTAGGGGCAGGCTTAAACGACTGATTAACGCCGATTCAGTCGATGATATTGCGCTGAGTAAAAATACATCCGAAGCACTCTCCCTGATCGCCTATGGCTTGGATTGGCAGGCAGGCGACAATATCGTAACCAGCAATCAGGAATTCCCCTCTAATCGTATTGTCTGGGAGTCGTTGAAAGAGCGTGGCGTTGAGCTGCGGCTGGCAGACATCTCGGTTGATGATCCGGAAGCTGCCATGCTCGCTTTGTGTGATGAGAAGACACGGCTGCTCTCTGTCAGTTCTGTTCAATACGGCACGGGTTTGCGTATGGATCTGATTCGATTGGGCCAGTTCTGTCACGATCAGAATATCCTCTTCTGTGTTGATGCCATTCAGAGCTTGGGAGCGATCGAATTTGATGCGCAGGCCTGCCATGCCGATTTTGTGGTCGCCGATGGCCATAAATGGATGCTTGGGCCGGAAGGGTTGGCTGTTTTCTACTCCAGGTCCGAAGCGCGTGATCAATTAAAATTACAGCAATATGGCTGGCATATGGTCGAGCGGGCAGGGGATTTCGACGCCGTTGACTGGACTCCGGCTCAAGCGGCCCGTCGCTTTGAACCGGGCAGCCCCAACATGCTCGGTATCTATGCGCTCAATGCCAGCCTTTCGCTTTTTGAAGCGGTTGGTATGGATCATGTGCAGAAGGGTGTGTTAAAGCGTGCCAGCCATTTGATGGCGTGGTTAGATGCTGAGGCTGATCTGGAGCTGATCACTCCATCCGAGAAGGGGCGCTTTGCAGGCATTGTCACATTCCGCAAACAAGGGTTAAACAGAGAGGGGCATGCAGCGCTCTATCGTGAACTAATGGCCAAAGGTGTGATCTGCGCCAATCGTGCCGGCGGCATTCGCCTCTCTCCTCACTTCTACTCCAATTTGAATGGATTTGAAGCCTGCTTGCGCCCGCTTCTGGATTAA
- a CDS encoding ABC transporter substrate-binding protein: MVRSVITVIVGSLLLCSSVVAGEVVKLDANESRPFLSPSLAKDGMVGEIIHAASAAAGIESQIIYKPLKRMIENDSNNDLGNPMFFMNNQDFSAVVPLAVYHVSLFYYRPKHGHAHEIVSVESLKDHRVGLLSGTLVNRSAFKRAGIVFEESYAHASLFRKLHKGRLDVVIEVDLVGRAFIQELFPEEVENFGVTRMPQSASPIALNMAVNQPQAAALAARYREGLRKIRESGEYRAILQKYYGEQIPADYEQQLDRFGYIYQEVSQ, encoded by the coding sequence ATGGTTCGATCTGTGATCACTGTGATTGTAGGCAGTTTGCTGTTGTGCAGTAGTGTGGTAGCAGGTGAGGTTGTAAAGCTGGATGCCAATGAGAGCAGACCATTCTTGTCCCCATCGCTGGCAAAAGATGGCATGGTGGGTGAGATTATTCATGCTGCATCTGCTGCTGCAGGTATCGAGTCACAGATAATCTATAAACCTTTAAAACGAATGATTGAAAATGACAGTAACAATGATCTTGGTAATCCCATGTTTTTTATGAATAATCAGGATTTTTCAGCCGTGGTTCCGCTGGCGGTTTATCATGTCTCGTTGTTCTACTATCGCCCTAAACATGGCCATGCACATGAGATTGTCTCTGTTGAAAGCCTGAAAGACCACAGGGTTGGTCTGTTAAGTGGAACCCTTGTTAACAGGAGTGCCTTTAAGCGCGCAGGCATTGTTTTTGAAGAGAGTTACGCTCATGCCTCGCTGTTCAGGAAGCTGCACAAAGGGCGACTGGATGTGGTGATTGAGGTCGATCTGGTTGGCCGGGCGTTCATCCAAGAGCTTTTTCCCGAAGAGGTCGAGAATTTTGGTGTGACGCGTATGCCCCAGTCAGCATCACCAATCGCCCTGAATATGGCTGTTAATCAACCACAGGCAGCAGCTCTGGCTGCACGCTACAGAGAGGGGTTGCGCAAGATCAGAGAGAGTGGTGAATACAGAGCAATCCTGCAAAAATATTATGGTGAGCAAATTCCTGCAGATTATGAGCAACAGCTGGACCGTTTCGGATATATCTATCAGGAGGTCTCCCAGTGA
- a CDS encoding serine hydrolase, which produces MKKMLFALLLTGLSVAASPAGAADYKVVKPEKVGLSSERLKNMDRLIDRYVEEKKIAGAVVMVARKGKIAYFRESGLADVDKPMQKDTIFRIVSMTKPITSTAIMMLYEEGKLLLSDPVGKYIPEFRNQKVLVANPPGSAFPYRLEPVKRDVQIRDLLAHTSGILYLFLNDVYPNSTRTMVTDLYKEAGITDGFCRPDEEIGDTVKRLARLPLYAHPGEVWDYGLNSDVLGYLVEVVSGQKFDAFVEQRIFRPLKMKDSHFYIPEEKLPRLAAVWKSDWKGSLVRADDKPIIAGDLCLNPSDAEALSGKYLAGGANVLSTVYDYFRFAQMFLNGGELDGARLLSRKTVELMAATNHIGKHDAEFLHSKGWKFGLGFAIQADREHAVDSGDVGTFEWAGIYSTRFSVDPKEEKITIFMSQTNPFGHHFELWDKVLVQSASAIAD; this is translated from the coding sequence ATGAAAAAAATGCTGTTTGCACTACTTTTAACTGGTCTCTCTGTTGCTGCTTCTCCCGCAGGTGCCGCAGATTATAAAGTGGTCAAACCTGAGAAGGTGGGGCTCTCATCTGAGCGCCTGAAAAATATGGATCGGCTGATCGATCGCTATGTCGAGGAGAAGAAGATCGCCGGTGCGGTGGTGATGGTGGCGCGCAAGGGCAAGATCGCCTATTTCAGGGAGAGCGGGCTGGCCGATGTCGATAAACCGATGCAGAAGGATACGATATTCCGCATTGTTTCAATGACCAAACCGATCACCAGCACAGCGATCATGATGCTCTATGAAGAGGGTAAACTGCTGCTCTCTGATCCTGTAGGAAAATATATTCCTGAATTTCGCAACCAGAAGGTGCTGGTAGCCAATCCGCCAGGCTCCGCTTTTCCTTATCGCCTGGAGCCAGTAAAACGTGATGTGCAAATCCGCGATCTGCTGGCCCATACCTCCGGTATTCTCTATCTGTTTTTAAATGATGTTTATCCCAATTCGACTCGCACGATGGTGACTGATCTTTATAAAGAGGCAGGTATCACCGATGGTTTCTGCAGGCCGGATGAAGAGATCGGTGATACGGTCAAAAGGCTGGCGCGGTTGCCGCTCTATGCGCATCCCGGTGAGGTGTGGGATTATGGTCTGAACTCGGATGTGCTCGGCTATCTGGTGGAAGTGGTTTCAGGTCAGAAGTTCGATGCTTTTGTAGAGCAGCGCATCTTCAGACCACTGAAGATGAAGGATAGCCACTTCTATATCCCAGAAGAGAAGCTGCCGCGTCTGGCAGCGGTTTGGAAAAGTGACTGGAAAGGCTCGCTAGTGCGTGCTGATGACAAGCCGATTATCGCGGGTGATCTCTGCCTTAATCCATCCGATGCCGAAGCACTATCGGGCAAGTATCTGGCAGGAGGAGCCAATGTGCTCTCCACCGTTTACGACTACTTCCGCTTTGCCCAGATGTTCCTCAACGGTGGTGAGCTAGACGGTGCACGTCTGCTGAGTAGAAAAACCGTTGAGTTGATGGCTGCGACCAACCATATTGGCAAACACGATGCCGAGTTCCTGCACAGCAAAGGCTGGAAGTTCGGTTTGGGCTTTGCCATTCAGGCTGATCGTGAGCATGCTGTAGATAGTGGTGATGTCGGCACCTTTGAGTGGGCGGGCATCTACTCCACCCGTTTCAGTGTTGATCCGAAAGAGGAGAAGATCACCATCTTTATGAGTCAAACCAACCCATTTGGCCACCACTTTGAGTTGTGGGATAAGGTGCTGGTGCAGTCGGCATCGGCCATTGCAGATTAA